Proteins encoded together in one Syntrophorhabdaceae bacterium window:
- a CDS encoding NAD-binding protein, translated as MHDLNVDLLVGDATENEVLWQAMIEKAHGLFATTNSDNDNIVIVLTARQLNPKMRIIARCNDAKNTDKLRRAGADNVVALNYIGGLRMASEMIRPHVTSFLDMMLRDKESPIRVEEVHITRNSPYLGKAVKEIDFKMIGNIMVISARKPSGEWIYNPYPDTIIEQDMSLIVIATPEEKELLRCHVCGESKDKPVA; from the coding sequence ATGCACGATCTGAACGTCGACCTTCTTGTAGGTGATGCCACGGAGAACGAGGTGCTCTGGCAGGCCATGATCGAAAAGGCGCACGGTCTCTTTGCCACGACGAATTCTGATAACGACAATATCGTAATCGTTCTCACCGCCCGACAGCTTAACCCCAAGATGAGGATCATCGCGCGGTGCAACGACGCGAAAAACACCGATAAGCTGCGGAGAGCCGGGGCTGACAATGTTGTCGCCCTCAACTATATCGGTGGTTTACGAATGGCTTCCGAAATGATCAGGCCCCACGTGACGTCTTTCCTCGACATGATGCTCCGGGACAAGGAATCGCCGATACGCGTTGAAGAGGTCCATATCACCAGGAATTCACCCTATCTCGGAAAGGCGGTCAAGGAGATCGATTTCAAGATGATAGGAAACATCATGGTGATCTCTGCGCGCAAGCCGAGCGGGGAATGGATATACAACCCCTATCCCGATACGATCATTGAGCAGGACATGAGCCTCATCGTTATCGCGACACCCGAGGAGAAGGAACTCCTGCGGTGTCATGTTTGCGGTGA